Proteins encoded within one genomic window of Halobacteroides halobius DSM 5150:
- the deoC gene encoding deoxyribose-phosphate aldolase: protein MEAKEIAGTIDHTILSADATVEDIKEKCQEAIKYQFASVCINPNYVVLAAEELKGSSVKVCTVIGFPLGNTLSEVKAYEAKQAVENGAQEVDMVINLGALKSGAWDLVKEDIKAVVKAAGQAIIKVIIETCYLTEDEKKKACQTAKEAGADFVKTSTGFGTGGATASDVRLMREVVGQDMRVKASGGIRNKEAVEKMIEAGATRIGASSGVKIIRGQEAISDY, encoded by the coding sequence ATGGAAGCTAAAGAGATAGCAGGAACTATTGATCATACGATCTTAAGTGCTGATGCTACAGTAGAGGATATTAAGGAAAAATGTCAAGAAGCAATTAAGTATCAATTTGCTTCTGTGTGTATTAATCCTAATTATGTAGTACTAGCTGCAGAAGAGTTAAAGGGAAGTTCTGTTAAAGTCTGTACAGTAATTGGATTTCCTTTAGGAAATACCCTTTCAGAAGTAAAAGCTTATGAAGCTAAACAGGCAGTTGAAAATGGTGCTCAAGAAGTTGATATGGTAATTAATCTAGGAGCATTGAAATCTGGTGCTTGGGATCTAGTTAAAGAAGATATTAAAGCAGTAGTTAAAGCAGCGGGGCAGGCTATAATTAAAGTTATTATTGAAACTTGTTATTTAACAGAGGATGAAAAGAAAAAAGCTTGTCAAACTGCTAAGGAGGCAGGAGCCGACTTTGTAAAGACTTCAACTGGTTTTGGTACCGGAGGAGCTACTGCAAGTGATGTTAGATTAATGCGAGAAGTAGTAGGTCAAGATATGAGAGTAAAAGCTTCTGGTGGAATTAGAAATAAAGAAGCAGTTGAGAAGATGATTGAGGCTGGAGCAACTAGAATTGGTGCTAGTTCAGGAGTGAAGATTATAAGAGGACAAGAAGCTATAAGTGATTATTAA
- a CDS encoding XapX domain-containing protein has product MKNILVSTISGMSVGFLFSLLKLPVPAPPTLGAVMGVVGIYLGFVLAQTIF; this is encoded by the coding sequence ATGAAAAACATTCTAGTTTCAACTATATCAGGAATGTCAGTAGGGTTTTTATTTTCACTTTTAAAGTTACCTGTTCCCGCACCACCAACATTAGGAGCTGTTATGGGAGTTGTAGGTATTTATTTAGGTTTTGTATTAGCTCAGACTATATTTTAA
- a CDS encoding cytidine deaminase yields the protein MKEQLIEEAIRARENAYTPYSNFKVGAALLTVDDEIYTGCNVENSSYGLTNCAERTAIFKAISEGKKDFKALAVVADTDDPVSPCGACRQVISEFGPGIKVIMANLEGDAITKDLKDILWGAFAGKDMDK from the coding sequence ATGAAAGAGCAGTTAATAGAAGAAGCTATTAGGGCACGAGAGAATGCTTATACACCTTATTCTAATTTTAAAGTGGGAGCTGCTTTATTAACAGTAGATGATGAAATCTATACTGGTTGTAATGTAGAGAACTCTTCTTATGGTTTGACTAATTGTGCTGAAAGAACAGCTATCTTCAAAGCTATTTCAGAAGGTAAAAAGGATTTTAAGGCACTTGCTGTTGTGGCTGATACAGATGATCCAGTTTCGCCTTGTGGTGCTTGCCGGCAGGTGATTAGTGAGTTTGGCCCGGGTATTAAGGTGATTATGGCTAATTTAGAAGGCGATGCAATAACTAAAGACTTAAAAGATATATTATGGGGTGCTTTCGCTGGGAAAGATATGGATAAGTAA